One region of Leptolyngbya sp. NIES-3755 genomic DNA includes:
- a CDS encoding amino acid adenylation domain-containing protein (similar to AA sequence:cyanobase_aa:Npun_CR074), with protein MNAFLEQITDLSPKRLALLAVELKSQLDALQQAKTEPIALVGMGCRFPGAVNHPTAFWQLLRDGIDPISEVPPERWQVNAYYDPNPNAPGKTYTRWGGFLSQVDQFDPDFFGISPREAIGMDPQQRLLLEVAWEALEHAGQAPRDLVGSKTGVFVGIGTSDYANLQTRSGNPAAIDAYIGTGNGFCFAAGRLSYLLGLQGPSLALDTACTSSLMAVHLACQSLRNRECNLALVGGVNLILSPEANVIFSKTRLMSAKGRCCTFDAEADGYVRSEGCGVVVLKRLSDAEAAGDYIWATIRGTAVNHGGASGGLTIPNGTTQQTVIREALLQSGIQPAQISYVEAQGTGTPIGDPIEVRALATVLGEGRSRETPLFLGSVKTNIGHTETASGMASLIKVVLALHHQELPPHLHFKQLNPNISLEEIPAKIPTQRTSWVPIQGRRIAGINAFGANGTNAHAIVEAPPDRPIKSIESDRPLHLFSVSAKSPTALRSLVQQHVEFLKDQPSGAIADICYSAAAGRSHFNYRFACVSHSLAEIQQQLAIWLHQSANEFIDQPPAAERQKIVFLFPGDATDWIGTQLYTTQPTFRRVLEQCDRLLQPVLKQSLFSLLDSQNNEPNSAAIVFVLEYALAQLWQSWGIQPDAVLGYGVGELVAACVAGMLSLEEALQFVTQPSEYPFQAAAPRLMLVSGATGQLLDHNTAKTHWQQCLIARSSDNLTGIQTLLNQGFQSFLAIGSHSTTLEALQQKFSAQTQLWLSSLDPQMGDWETLLNSLKELYLRGFEVDWTGFDRDYPRQRQPLPTYPFERQRYWLELNDRPPIEARSSRARVSRETLLTLEPNQQQQALESYLRDRIAHVLRVPLVEIESARSLKTLALDSIMALELKSALETDLGVTIAITALLEDNSIVDLATQLVHQLSTAIYPILPRIQSDPEQRYQPFPLNDIQEAYWIGRTRSFEMGNIAAHVYAEFDSSNLDLQRLNCAFQQLVVHHDTLRTIVLPDGQQQVLASVPPYEIHEWDLRGKSPDAVTTELAAIRQQLSHRVRQPDTYPLFEVSAARLDEQQIRLFLSFDNLLVDAASLALLLKQWQQLYQKDTALPKLDLTFRDYVLALKTLEASEVYQRSLTYWQARIPQLPPAPELPLAISPTAIDAPRFVRRTATLPPEIWQQLKQRAVQAGLTASGILLAAYADVLATWSKTRHFTINLTTFNRLPLHPQVNDLVGDFTSLTLLAVDYRRSAPFQQRAQQLQHQLWQDLEHSAVSGVRVLRELSRAQAGSGRITMPVVFTSLLANPQMQDETAFATEWLGKFVYSIAQTPQVWLDHQVYEEKGTLVFNWDAVEELFPDGMVDAMLTAYCRLLEDLATCDQPWQSVRSVVLPTADQDLQTTLNATDAPISKHLLHTLFTTQAQMQPDHFALIASDRSLTYAELLHRANHIGHQLRRSGVSPNQLVAIVLEKGWQQVVAVLGVLMAGGAYVPIDPELPQERRDYLLEQTAVQHILTHRCLKESFAASHLQVWEVEDADWIDEPLLEPVQQPTDLAYVIYTSGSTGLPKGVMIDHQGAVNTILDINQRFQVGTHDRVFALSSLSFDLSVYDIFGTLAAGGTIVLPPARATKDPAVWSEILGREQVTLWNSVPALMQMLLEYGAGHCEVLPDSLRLVLLSGDWLPLSLPDRLKQFVPAVQVVSLGGATEASIWSILYPITSVDPAWKSIPYGQPMQNQQFYVLDEQLEPRPIWVPGQLYIAGMGLAQGYWQDDTRTIASFIEHPQIGRLYNTGDLGRYLPNGQIEFLGREDSQVKLRGYRIELGEIEAMLEQHPAVKEAVVLATGDQSLQQLVAYLVPDAAESDSLFLQRQALMTLQQFEELTRALQPTPELIDLQTFSEFWQSLEQLYLNAAGVALHKLGAFNSADETNATELLRHCQIQPRYQRWLQRALTQLAQTGWLRQKNDRFVQMSPLPTHLSPDLITSVHAGATEGLGLSQAATQLLLQIAENLADILTETQHSAEIYTADAVPEIYQKQFQVSNSVMRSVISAIAQSRQSEPLRILEVGAGIGSTTLHLLPVLPPDRTTYLFTDISSYFLQRARSMFAAYPFLQTGLLDLEQDPQEQGYELHTFDIVIASSVLHATRNIDETLHHIRSLLAPEGLLLLLEETQFHPAFDLSMGLQQGFDRFEDIDLRQQHPLLSQAQWRQVLTAAGFTDCQILNQSGSIAERLGFDVLLARGPTSVQYFQPQKLRTFLAEKLPEYMLPSAYLPMETLPLTANGKVDRRSLLALKRPTAPIESSFVAPRTTIETALADIWSQLLGRDRIGIHDTFFDLGGDSLLATQVISRVREVFSVEVSLRNLFEEPTVAKLAEVIAQSIADQVDPDLLTELEAEFLGGNHE; from the coding sequence ATGAACGCATTTCTAGAGCAAATTACAGACCTTTCTCCCAAACGGTTAGCACTGCTGGCGGTGGAGTTGAAATCTCAACTGGATGCCCTTCAGCAGGCAAAGACCGAACCGATCGCGCTGGTCGGAATGGGCTGTCGGTTTCCTGGAGCCGTCAATCATCCGACCGCATTTTGGCAACTGCTGCGAGATGGCATTGATCCGATTTCGGAAGTGCCCCCGGAACGCTGGCAGGTCAACGCCTATTATGATCCCAATCCGAATGCTCCTGGCAAAACCTACACGCGCTGGGGCGGATTTTTATCCCAAGTGGATCAGTTTGATCCCGATTTTTTTGGCATTAGTCCACGAGAAGCCATTGGCATGGACCCACAGCAGCGGTTGCTTTTAGAGGTTGCCTGGGAAGCGTTGGAACACGCTGGACAAGCTCCGCGTGATTTGGTTGGCAGTAAGACAGGCGTGTTTGTTGGGATTGGCACCAGTGACTATGCCAACCTGCAAACCAGGTCAGGAAATCCAGCAGCGATCGATGCCTACATTGGTACAGGAAATGGATTTTGTTTTGCCGCAGGTCGCCTGTCTTATTTACTGGGATTACAGGGTCCGAGTCTAGCGCTAGATACTGCCTGTACCTCGTCGCTGATGGCGGTTCATCTGGCGTGTCAGAGCCTCCGCAACCGGGAGTGCAATTTGGCGCTGGTTGGAGGCGTGAATTTGATTTTGTCGCCAGAGGCGAACGTGATTTTTTCCAAAACTCGGTTGATGTCTGCCAAGGGTCGCTGCTGTACCTTTGATGCCGAGGCAGATGGCTATGTGCGATCGGAAGGCTGTGGCGTGGTGGTTCTGAAGCGGCTCTCCGATGCAGAGGCAGCAGGAGATTACATTTGGGCAACCATTCGCGGTACGGCGGTGAATCATGGCGGCGCGAGCGGTGGCTTAACCATTCCCAATGGAACAACGCAGCAGACCGTGATTCGAGAAGCTCTGTTGCAGTCTGGCATCCAACCTGCTCAGATCTCGTATGTCGAAGCTCAGGGAACCGGAACCCCGATCGGTGATCCGATCGAAGTTAGGGCACTAGCGACAGTGTTGGGTGAAGGGCGATCGAGAGAAACTCCGTTGTTCCTTGGCTCTGTCAAAACTAATATCGGACACACGGAGACCGCCTCTGGAATGGCGAGTCTGATTAAAGTGGTGTTGGCGCTGCACCATCAAGAATTGCCGCCCCACCTGCATTTTAAGCAGCTTAATCCCAATATTTCGCTGGAGGAGATTCCTGCCAAAATTCCAACTCAGCGCACATCTTGGGTACCAATTCAGGGAAGACGAATTGCTGGAATTAATGCGTTTGGCGCAAATGGCACAAATGCTCATGCGATCGTGGAAGCGCCGCCCGATCGTCCAATTAAATCCATTGAGTCCGATCGCCCCTTACACCTATTCAGCGTTTCGGCAAAAAGCCCAACCGCCTTGCGATCGCTCGTTCAACAGCATGTGGAATTTCTCAAGGATCAGCCATCTGGAGCGATCGCGGACATTTGCTACAGTGCAGCAGCCGGACGATCGCATTTTAACTATCGCTTTGCCTGTGTTAGTCATTCTTTAGCAGAGATTCAGCAGCAGTTAGCGATCTGGCTACATCAAAGTGCGAACGAATTCATTGATCAGCCACCAGCCGCAGAGCGTCAAAAAATTGTTTTCTTGTTTCCCGGTGATGCAACAGACTGGATTGGAACTCAACTGTACACAACTCAGCCCACATTCCGCCGAGTTTTGGAGCAGTGCGATCGACTTTTGCAGCCTGTTTTGAAACAGTCGCTTTTTTCGCTGCTTGATTCCCAAAATAATGAACCGAATTCGGCAGCGATCGTGTTTGTATTAGAATATGCGCTGGCACAATTGTGGCAGTCCTGGGGAATTCAGCCGGATGCTGTTTTGGGATACGGAGTGGGAGAATTAGTTGCTGCTTGTGTAGCTGGTATGTTGAGCCTGGAGGAGGCGCTACAGTTCGTTACTCAGCCATCAGAATACCCTTTTCAGGCTGCGGCTCCCCGTCTAATGCTGGTTTCTGGAGCAACCGGACAACTCCTTGATCACAACACTGCGAAGACTCATTGGCAGCAATGTTTGATCGCCCGATCGTCCGATAACCTGACAGGAATCCAAACGCTTCTGAATCAAGGGTTTCAATCCTTTCTAGCAATTGGATCGCACTCTACGACGCTAGAAGCCTTGCAGCAAAAGTTCTCTGCTCAAACCCAATTGTGGCTGTCGTCTCTCGATCCTCAAATGGGCGACTGGGAAACCTTGTTGAATAGTCTGAAGGAGCTTTATCTACGGGGCTTCGAGGTCGATTGGACGGGCTTCGATCGCGATTATCCTCGTCAACGGCAACCGCTTCCCACCTATCCATTTGAACGTCAACGATACTGGCTAGAGTTAAACGATCGTCCGCCAATTGAAGCGCGATCGTCCCGTGCTAGAGTGTCCCGTGAAACGCTGCTGACTCTGGAACCAAACCAGCAACAGCAAGCATTGGAGAGCTACTTGCGCGATCGCATTGCTCACGTGCTGAGAGTTCCATTGGTAGAAATTGAATCGGCACGATCGCTCAAGACCCTGGCGCTGGATTCGATTATGGCGCTGGAACTGAAGAGCGCTCTAGAAACTGATCTGGGAGTTACGATCGCCATTACAGCGCTGCTGGAAGATAACTCGATCGTAGATTTAGCAACTCAATTGGTTCACCAGCTTTCCACCGCTATTTACCCAATTCTGCCTCGAATCCAATCCGATCCAGAGCAGCGCTATCAGCCGTTTCCACTCAACGACATCCAAGAAGCGTACTGGATTGGTAGAACGCGATCGTTTGAGATGGGCAACATTGCCGCTCACGTCTATGCTGAATTCGATAGTTCTAATCTGGATTTACAAAGGCTGAATTGCGCGTTTCAACAGTTGGTGGTACATCATGACACGCTGCGAACGATCGTCCTGCCGGATGGACAACAGCAAGTTCTCGCCTCGGTGCCTCCCTATGAAATTCACGAGTGGGATTTGCGCGGCAAGTCGCCAGATGCCGTGACCACTGAACTTGCCGCAATTCGACAGCAGCTATCCCATCGAGTGCGCCAGCCAGACACCTATCCCTTGTTTGAAGTGAGTGCAGCGCGGCTAGATGAGCAGCAAATCCGCTTGTTTCTCAGCTTTGATAATTTGCTTGTGGATGCTGCCAGTCTCGCTTTGTTACTCAAACAGTGGCAGCAGCTTTACCAGAAGGACACTGCGCTTCCTAAGTTGGATCTTACATTCCGCGATTACGTTCTAGCACTGAAAACCCTGGAAGCCTCCGAGGTGTACCAGCGATCGCTAACCTACTGGCAAGCTCGAATTCCGCAACTGCCGCCTGCCCCAGAGCTTCCTCTGGCGATCTCGCCGACCGCCATTGACGCGCCCCGATTTGTGCGACGAACTGCAACACTGCCACCGGAAATCTGGCAGCAGTTAAAGCAAAGAGCCGTTCAAGCGGGTTTAACTGCCTCTGGTATTCTGCTGGCTGCCTATGCTGATGTGTTAGCCACCTGGAGTAAAACTCGTCACTTCACGATTAACCTGACGACGTTCAACCGCTTGCCGCTGCATCCTCAAGTCAATGATCTCGTCGGTGATTTTACCTCTCTCACTTTACTGGCAGTAGATTACAGGCGATCGGCTCCCTTTCAGCAGCGTGCCCAACAGCTTCAGCACCAATTGTGGCAAGACTTAGAACACAGTGCCGTCAGTGGTGTGCGAGTTTTGAGAGAACTCTCCCGCGCTCAAGCAGGATCGGGGCGAATCACTATGCCCGTCGTATTTACCAGTTTACTGGCAAATCCCCAGATGCAGGATGAAACGGCATTTGCTACTGAATGGCTAGGTAAGTTTGTCTACAGCATTGCTCAAACTCCTCAAGTTTGGTTGGATCACCAGGTTTACGAAGAAAAAGGAACGCTGGTGTTTAACTGGGATGCGGTGGAGGAATTATTTCCAGACGGCATGGTAGACGCAATGCTAACTGCTTACTGTCGCCTGCTGGAAGATTTAGCAACTTGCGATCAACCCTGGCAGTCAGTTCGATCGGTGGTACTACCAACAGCGGATCAAGATTTACAGACGACCCTCAATGCTACCGATGCTCCGATATCAAAGCATTTGCTGCATACTCTGTTCACAACTCAGGCTCAAATGCAGCCGGATCACTTCGCGTTGATTGCGTCCGATCGCAGTCTCACCTATGCGGAACTCTTGCATCGTGCTAACCACATTGGGCATCAGCTACGACGATCAGGAGTGTCGCCGAATCAACTGGTGGCGATCGTTCTCGAAAAAGGTTGGCAGCAAGTTGTTGCGGTATTGGGAGTACTGATGGCGGGAGGTGCTTATGTACCGATCGACCCGGAACTGCCACAGGAACGCCGCGACTATTTGCTGGAGCAGACTGCCGTTCAGCATATTCTGACGCATCGATGTCTCAAAGAGTCGTTTGCTGCTAGCCATTTGCAGGTCTGGGAAGTTGAGGATGCGGACTGGATCGACGAGCCGCTTCTAGAACCTGTGCAGCAGCCAACCGATCTTGCCTATGTAATCTACACCTCTGGTTCTACAGGGCTTCCCAAAGGCGTAATGATTGACCATCAGGGAGCCGTCAACACGATTCTGGACATCAATCAGCGCTTTCAGGTCGGAACACACGATCGCGTGTTTGCTCTTTCTTCTCTTAGCTTTGATCTATCGGTATATGACATTTTTGGAACGCTAGCGGCAGGCGGCACGATCGTCTTGCCACCTGCGAGAGCAACGAAAGATCCCGCCGTTTGGTCAGAGATTTTGGGACGCGAACAAGTCACGCTCTGGAATTCCGTCCCTGCCTTGATGCAAATGCTGTTGGAGTATGGCGCGGGGCACTGTGAGGTGTTACCGGACAGTCTGCGCTTGGTGCTGCTGAGTGGAGACTGGCTACCGCTTTCCTTGCCCGATCGACTTAAACAATTCGTTCCAGCAGTGCAAGTGGTCAGTTTGGGCGGCGCGACTGAGGCTTCGATTTGGTCGATTCTGTATCCGATCACATCCGTTGATCCAGCTTGGAAAAGCATTCCCTACGGTCAGCCGATGCAAAATCAGCAATTTTATGTGCTGGATGAGCAATTAGAACCGCGCCCAATCTGGGTGCCAGGGCAGTTGTATATCGCAGGAATGGGTTTAGCGCAGGGCTACTGGCAGGATGACACCAGAACGATCGCCAGTTTCATCGAGCATCCTCAAATCGGACGGCTCTACAACACTGGCGATTTAGGGCGATATTTACCCAATGGACAGATCGAGTTTCTGGGGCGCGAAGATTCCCAGGTGAAGCTGCGGGGCTACCGGATTGAGCTAGGGGAAATTGAAGCCATGCTAGAGCAGCATCCAGCAGTCAAGGAGGCAGTGGTTTTGGCAACAGGAGATCAATCGCTTCAGCAACTTGTGGCGTATCTGGTTCCCGATGCGGCTGAATCGGACTCACTATTTTTGCAGCGTCAGGCATTGATGACACTACAGCAGTTCGAGGAGCTAACCAGGGCACTCCAACCAACTCCTGAATTGATCGACCTTCAGACTTTTTCAGAATTCTGGCAATCTTTGGAGCAGCTTTATCTCAACGCCGCAGGAGTTGCGTTACACAAGCTGGGAGCCTTTAACTCTGCCGACGAGACGAATGCAACAGAACTGCTGCGGCACTGTCAAATTCAGCCTCGCTATCAACGCTGGCTGCAACGGGCACTGACTCAGTTAGCGCAAACGGGTTGGCTACGGCAGAAGAACGATCGCTTTGTGCAAATGTCCCCTTTACCGACCCATCTATCTCCCGATCTGATCACCAGTGTTCACGCGGGAGCGACAGAGGGTTTGGGATTGAGTCAGGCAGCCACTCAACTACTGCTTCAAATCGCTGAAAATTTGGCGGATATCCTGACCGAGACGCAGCATTCAGCAGAAATCTACACCGCCGATGCAGTTCCAGAAATTTATCAAAAGCAGTTTCAGGTAAGCAATTCTGTGATGCGATCGGTGATTAGCGCGATCGCGCAATCCCGGCAGTCGGAACCGCTGCGAATTCTGGAGGTGGGTGCTGGGATTGGTTCCACAACGCTGCATCTGCTGCCTGTGCTTCCTCCCGATCGCACGACTTATCTATTCACCGATATCTCTAGCTATTTCTTGCAGCGAGCGCGATCGATGTTTGCGGCTTATCCGTTTCTGCAAACCGGACTGCTGGATTTGGAGCAAGACCCACAGGAACAGGGCTATGAATTGCATACTTTCGATATCGTGATTGCTTCTAGTGTCCTTCATGCCACCCGCAACATCGACGAAACCCTGCACCACATTCGTTCGCTTCTGGCACCGGAGGGACTCTTACTGCTGCTGGAAGAAACTCAATTCCATCCTGCCTTTGACCTCAGTATGGGGCTGCAACAGGGCTTCGATCGATTTGAAGATATTGACCTGCGGCAACAGCACCCCTTACTATCTCAGGCACAATGGCGGCAAGTTCTCACTGCTGCCGGATTTACCGATTGCCAAATTCTGAATCAATCTGGCTCGATCGCTGAGCGGCTAGGGTTTGATGTGCTGCTGGCGCGGGGTCCTACATCGGTTCAATACTTTCAGCCGCAGAAGCTCCGAACATTTCTAGCGGAGAAGCTACCAGAGTATATGCTGCCATCTGCCTATCTGCCGATGGAAACGTTACCTCTAACGGCAAACGGTAAAGTCGATCGTCGATCACTGCTGGCTCTGAAGCGTCCCACTGCACCCATAGAATCTTCCTTTGTAGCTCCTCGCACGACGATCGAAACGGCACTGGCAGACATTTGGAGCCAGCTTTTGGGGCGCGATCGAATCGGCATTCACGACACTTTCTTTGATCTGGGAGGAGACTCTCTGCTGGCAACACAGGTAATCTCCCGCGTTCGTGAAGTCTTCTCGGTGGAGGTGTCGCTGCGAAACTTGTTTGAGGAGCCTACCGTGGCAAAGCTGGCAGAGGTGATTGCTCAGTCGATCGCCGATCAGGTTGATCCCGATCTGCTAACAGAACTGGAAGCTGAATTCTTAGGGGGAAATCATGAGTAA